In Musa acuminata AAA Group cultivar baxijiao chromosome BXJ3-11, Cavendish_Baxijiao_AAA, whole genome shotgun sequence, one DNA window encodes the following:
- the LOC103972248 gene encoding uncharacterized protein LOC103972248 has translation MGISGECGGGVCPVDESLELARLVEAADLVGAAKAAASEEDLREGGPVAAKGGLELGEGARIHGEVAFVDDDAEAAKDGADGAAILEGAADDVEGGEVEDDGAASVGIRGRGAESTKGGGRRAGSVDDAAEDVGGGVFVGVVMDDGLEVPEVGGGGRAEGGASGGGVSTNLHPRRPHKFERERERTDAYKRRKRRCKRGTFLFFK, from the exons ATGGGGATTTCAG GGGAATGCGGCGGAGGGGTTTGTCCCGTCGATGAGAGCCTTGAGCTCGCCAGACTCGTGGAGGCGGCAGATCTCGTCGGCGCCGCCAAGGCAGCTGCCAGCGAGGAAGACCTGCGGGAGGGTGGGCCGGTGGCGGCCAAGGGCGGCCTGGAGCTCGGCGAGGGAGCGCGAATCCACGGAGAGGTCGCGTTCGTCGATGACGACGCGGAGGCCGCGAAGGATGGAGCGGACGGCGCGGCAATCCTCGAAGGTGCGGCGGACGACGTGGAGGGAGGTGAAGTAGAGGACGACGGTGCCGCATCGGTCGGTATACGAGGCAGAGGAGCGGAGAGCACGAAGGGCGGAGGACGCAGGGCGGGCTCGGTGGATGACGCGGCGGAAGACGTGGGAGGAGGGGTGTTCGTCGGCGTCGTCATGGACGATGGCTTGGAGGTCCCCGAGGTGGGAGGTGGTGGGAGAGCGGAGGGTGGCGCCAGCGGTGGCGGGGTATCGACTAATCTTCACCCACGGCGGCCACATaagttcgagagagagagagagagaactgacgcctacaagaggaggaagagaagatgcAAGAGAGGGACTTTTTTATTCTTCAAGTAA
- the LOC103972250 gene encoding ERBB-3 BINDING PROTEIN 1, translating into MSDDEAREEKELDLTSPDVVTKYKSAAEIVNKALQLVVSECKPKAKIVDLCEKGDAFIREQTGNMYKNVKRKIERGVGFPTCVSVNNTVCHFSPLGSDEAVLEANDIVKIDMGCHIDGFIAVVAHTHVIQEGPVTGRAADVIAAANTAAEVALRLVRPGKKNKDVTEAIQKVAAAYDCKIVEGVLSHQLKQFVIDGNKVIISVTNPETRVDEVEFEENEVYAIDIVTSTGEGKPKLLDEKQTTIYKRAVDKSYHLKMKSSRFIFSEISQKFPIMPFSARALEEKRARLGLVECVNHDLLQPYPVLHEKPGDLVAHIKFTLLLMPNGSDRVTSHPLQQLQPTKTIDDNPEIKAWLALGTKTKKKGGGKKKKGKKGDGRDDSADTEPIDTASNTAAA; encoded by the exons ATGTCGGACGACGAAGCAAGGGAGGAGAAGGAGTTGGATCTCACCTCCCCCGATGTCGTCACCAAGTACAAGAGCGCCGCTGAGATCGTCAATA AGGCCCTTCAGCTGGTGGTATCGGAGTGCAAACCCAAAGCCAAGATCGTTGATCTCTGCGAGAAAGGCGACGCTTTTATCAGAGA GCAAACGGGGAACATGTACAAAAATGTAAAGAGAAAGATTGAAAGGGGTGTAGGCTTCCCAACATGCGTTTCTGTCAATAATACAGTGTGCCATTTCTCACCGCTAGGGAGCGACGAGGCAGTTCTGGAAGCGAATGACATTGTGAAAAT TGACATGGGATGCCATATCGATGGGTTTATTGCGGTGGTCGCACACACTCATGTTATCCAGGAAGGACCTGTGACCGGCAGGGCTGCAGATGTGATCGCTGCTGCCAATACCGCAGCAGAAGTTGCCTTGCGGCTCGTGAGGCCTGGAAAGAAG AATAAGGACGTCACAGAAGCTATTCAGAAGGTAGCTGCTGCCTATGATTGCAAAATTGTTGAGGGAGTGCTTAGTCATCAGTTAAAACAGTTTGTAATTGATGGGAACAAAGTCATAATAAGTGTAACGAACCCTGAAACTCGTGTTGATGAAGTGGAATTCGAAGAAAATGAAGTGTACGCAATTGATATCGTGACTAGTACAGGTGAAGGAAAG CCGAAACTGTTGGATGAGAAGCAAACTACCATATACAAAAGAGCTGTCGATAAAAGCTATCACTTAAAAATGAAGTCATCGAGGTTCATTTTCAGTGAAATAAGCCAAAAATTCCCAATTATGCCATTTTCTGCAAG GGCTTTAGAAGAGAAGCGAGCTCGACTTGGACTTGTTGAATGTGTGAACCATGATCTTTTACAGCCATACCCTGTGTTGCATGAGAAGCCTG GAGATCTTGTTGCGCACATTAAGTTTACGTTACTGTTGATGCCCAATGGGTCAGACAGGGTTACTTCTCACCCACTTCAACAGTTGCAGCCTACCAAGACTATCGATGACAATCCTGAAATAAAGGCATGGTTGGCGTTGGGAACAAAGACAAAGAAGAAAGGTggaggaaagaagaaaaagg GCAAGAAAGGAGATGGCCGTGACGACTCCGCTGACACCGAACCAATCGACACCGCATCGAATACCGCAGCTGCTTAG
- the LOC135652669 gene encoding jasmonate-induced oxygenase 1-like produces the protein MDCPQGWPEQVVRVQALSDSGLMTIPDLYVKPPAERPSVGNGGDVTSDIPVIELGGLAEGAAECRATIRAVGDACSEWGFFQVVNHGVSPDLVARVREVWRAFFHLPMEVKQAYANDPKTYEGYGSRVGVEKGAILDWGDYFFLHLLPESIKNQNKWPALPSSCRETVQEYADELAKLCGTLMKALSISLGLDVEQLQTAFGGDAVGACLRVNYYPRCPQPELTLGLSAHSDPGGLTILLADDCVNGLQVRRGDDWVTVQPIPGAFIVNVGDQIQVLSNAVYRSVEHRVVVNAAQERLSLAFFYNPRSDVAIAPVSKLVTPERPQLYRPMTFDEYRLYIRKKGPKGKSQVESLKAQSVN, from the exons ATGGATTGCCCGCAAGGATGGCCCGAACAGGTAGTTCGTGTCCAGGCCTTGTCCGACAGCGGTCTGATGACGATTCCAGACCTGTACGTCAAGCCGCCGGCCGAGCGCCCGTCGGTTGGTAACGGTGGCGACGTTACGTCCGACATCCCGGTCATCGAACTGGGGGGGCTGGCGGAGGGCGCGGCGGAGTGCCGCGCCACCATCCGCGCCGTGGGGGACGCGTGCAGCGAGTGGGGATTCTTCCAGGTGGTGAACCATGGGGTAAGCCCGGACCTCGTCGCCAGGGTCCGGGAGGTGTGGCGGGCCTTCTTCCATCTCCCTATGGAGGTGAAGCAAGCTTACGCTAATGACCCCAAGACTTACGAGGGCTACGGCAGCCGTGTCGGCGTCGAAAAGGGTGCCATATTGGACTGGGGTGACTActtcttcctccacctcctccccgAATCCATCAAGAACCAGAACAAGTGGCCTGCCCTGCCATCGTCTTGCAG GGAGACGGTGCAAGAGTATGCAGATGAGTTAGCGAAGCTGTGTGGGACGCTGATGAAGGCGCTGTCCATAAGCTTAGGCCTGGACGTGGAGCAGCTGCAGACCGCCTTCGGAGGGGACGCCGTCGGCGCCTGCCTCCGCGTGAACTACTACCCAAGGTGCCCGCAGCCGGAGCTCACCCTCGGCCTCTCCGCCCACTCCGATCCCGGTGGCCTCACCATCCTCCTCGCCGACGACTGCGTCAACGGTCTCCAAGTCCGCAGAGGCGACGACTGGGTCACCGTCCAACCCATCCCCGGCGCTTTCATCGTAAACGTCGGCGACCAGATTCAG GTTCTGAGTAACGCAGTGTACAGGAGCGTGGAACACCGAGTGGTGGTGAACGCAGCACAGGAGCGGCTCTCGCTGGCCTTCTTCTACAATCCGAGGAGCGACGTAGCGATCGCTCCGGTGAGCAAGCTGGTGACGCCGGAGCGGCCGCAGCTGTACCGGCCGATGACCTTCGACGAGTATCGTCTGTACATCAGGAAGAAGGGGCCGAAGGGGAAGTCGCAGGTGGAGTCATTGAAGGCTCAGAGTGTTAATTGA